The Gavia stellata isolate bGavSte3 chromosome 30, bGavSte3.hap2, whole genome shotgun sequence nucleotide sequence CTTCAGCAAGTTGCCTTCCACCAAGGCCAGCAAATCTTCCCGAGCCCGGGAAGCGGCCGGCGGGATGGATCCGGATACCCGCAAACGGAAGCCCCCTCTcacgccgccgccgccccccctgTAACGGACCTTTTCGGGGGACGGGGTGAAAAGCAAAAACCCCGGCTGCCAGGTTTCGGTCCCCCCCCGGCAAGACGAAACCCACTCCTCCGGGTTGCCCGGCTTCTTCCTCCACCGCCGTCCTCAACGGCACGACGCGGGTGAAACGGCTCGCCCCCCCGGACTGTCGCGGCCCCCCCCGGTGCCGCCACCGTGGACCCCCGAGGCTCACCGCTGCACGGACCGGGGGTGccaccgccgccccccccgcgtTGTATCTCCGAGGACGAGGTCAAGAAGCGCAAGAACGCGGGCCACGTACTGCCGGCCCGTCAAACCCAAGCCTGCGccccccctgcccggccccccgccgccccccggcccggccccccccgaCTCGGGCAGCTCCGTCCGCAGGAAGAAGCCGGGGACCCCCCTGGGCTTCGAGGAGAAGCGGAGCGCCCTGAAGGTAGGGCTGAGATGGgtgggggggtgctgggggggggtgggagcGAGTGTTTGGGGTGTTCCTGGGGGTGCGGAGCGGCGTCAGGGTGTGACGCTGGGCAGTGAAAtggggggacccccccagggccaccagcacccccaggggACAGGGTGGGACCCCCCCGCCATCCTCCAGGGCTTGGGCTGCTTGTGTGTGCCCGTGCCCTGAGGGACACCCTGCTCCTGGGTAGGGGACACCGCGGGGACATCCCAGTCTGGGTAGGGGACACCGCGGGGACATCCCAGTCTGGGTAGGGGACACCGTGGGGACATCCTGGTCTGGGGTAGGGGACACCGCAGGGACATCCCGGTCTGGGTAGGGGACATCCCGCTCTGGGTAGGGGACACCGCAGGGACATCCAGTCTGGGTAGGGGACACTGTGGGGACATCCCGGTCTGGGTAGGGGACACTGTGGGGGCATCCTGGTCTGGGTAGGGAACACCATGGGGACATCCTAGTCTGGGTAGGGGACATCCTGGTCTGGGTAGggggacaccatggggacaTCCCGGTCGGGGTGggggacaccatggggacaTCCCGGTCGGGGTGggggacaccatggggacaTCCTAGTCTGGGTAGGGGACACCGCGGGGACATCCAGGTCTGGGTAGGGGACATCCCGGTCTGGGTAggggacaccatggggacaTCCTAGTCTGGGTAGGGGGACACCGCGTGGGGGACACTCCCCGGTCTGGGTAggggacaccatggggacaGCATGGCCCCAGGTGGGGGATGCCATGGGGACCTCTGGGGATGGCTGTGTCCCAGGTGAGGGACACCATGGGGGACCCTCTGGGTACCCGCTGGCCTCGGGGAGGGACACTGGGGGACACTGTGGTCTTGGGTCATGGGTGGTGGATGCAGTGGGGAGCCTCTGGGGACACCATGGCTCTGGGTGGAGGGCACCACGGGGACCTTCTAGGACACCCATGTCCCGGGTGAGGGACACTGTGGGGACCCTCTGGGTACCCCCTGGCCCCCACGTAGGGGACACTTGGGGGGGACACGGTGATCCTGGCTCCTGGGACATCCTGGCTGCGGGTAGTGGATGAGGGTGAGGACCCTCTGGGGACACCCAAACCCTGGATGGGGGACACCGTGGGGACACCCTAACCCTGGCTAGGGGACACTGTGGGCCCGGGGTCCCCGTCCCCACGGCTGACCCAGCGCTCTCCTCTCCCGCAGTCCAAAGCCCATTAACGGAGGGGCCACCGGGGCGTCCCCCCCCGCGTCCTCCACCGCGGGCGCGAGGAAGCCCCCACCGGAAAATGCCGAAAAGCCGAtgaaggggcggggggggggaaagagcCCCAAACCCCCCcgaggaaacaaaaagaagaaggaaaaaaccaacctcCGGAAAAATACCTCAAGActctcagttctgttctcttgCTGCTAAATCAGCCCCCGGGAGCGGAGGcgggccgcggccgggggggggtcccggtaCGGGACTGGCCATCGGGCCACCACTGGGCCACCGCTGGGCCACCACCGGGCCACCACGCCGGCCACCGCCGGCCGCGGATATTTATAAGAATTACTAttgctgttttttgtttctttttttaaaaaaaaagaaagaagaaaaaaaaagccaggtaTTGAagagggggccgggggggggggggggctgtgtcGTGGGGGTCCCCGTGGTGTTTTGGGGACCGTGGGGTGTCCCCAGTGTCACAGGgatggggtgtccccagggaggaCGGccagggggacagggatggggggggtgtccccaggcTCACCAGGAGCCCTgaggggacagagggacaggggTGGCCCTGTCCCCCCCgcggggacagggagggggggtccccaggAGCCCCCCAGGGACAGGGGTCACCCCGCATCGGTGCCCTATGGGACCGGCAAGCCCCGCCCACCGCCCGCATGGCCCCGCCCTAGCAGGTGAGGCACGCCCTTGTTTGCATGGCCCCGCCCCCGGGGAGGCCACGCCCCCGGGGGTGctggatggggggggggggtccctggggggggacagtggggtggGAGAGGTAGAGGGGACCATGGGGGTCtctggggggccggggggggggaaccaTAAGGGTTGgggggctgctggtggggggGTCAGTggagtgctggggggggtgggaggggtgctggggatcagtggggtgctgggggggggagtCAGGTTTGGGGGGGTGAGCACGGGGGTGACATGGGGGGGGGCCGCACAGAAGCgccctcccagcacagcccaaCGGGGAGGGGGTCGGCTGGGCCTTGGGGTGGGCGCACCGGGGGGTGACCCGGGGTGaccccacccccctcccccatACCCCttgctcccccagccccccccccccccccgtgcaccccccccgcaccccagATGGGGGGCCGGTGGTGGCAGCAGGGGCCCCGGCTCAGCCTGACCCCGCTGCCACCCGCCTGATCCCCCATCCTGGGGGGGTCCCGCAGGGCTGTTGGGGTGGCACTGtccctgacaccccccccccccacccagcaaGGGGACCCCGTTTCAGGGACGACCCTTAGAGCACCCCGAAACCGGGCGAGGGCTGCGCAGACACGATGGGGGAAACACGTTTATTTTGGCCGAGGCATCAGCGGGCAGCTGCCAGCGTGGGGGGGGGacgcggccccggggggggacacacatgGGGACACAGGCTGGGCTGCGAGGGCACAGGGCCGGGGGGGTGCAGAGGGTGTCCCCATTTGGGGTCCCACTCCCTGTGTGGTGGGGGGGGCTCTGCTTGTGGCTGTGGGTTGCATGGGGGGGGTCCAGGAGGGTgttgggggggtccctggggggtgACATGCCCCTCGTGTCCCCCCCGCCGAGCACTGGCCGGGGTGTGGCACATGCTCCCCCGGCGGGGACTCATGCTTCACGATACACAtgccggggcggggcgcggccgggggggggacCGGtgccgcggggagggggcggctgTCCTGCCAAAGCGGGACCCCCCAGGGCCCGGCTCCCCGCGCCGCAGCGTGTGGGTGCCCCTGGTGCTGCCATCCCCGGGGGGGCACCCGCCAAGCCGGCCCAATTGATGTCACCGGCGCTGTCACCCACAGTCCTGCAGTGCCGGGTGGGCAATGGGGCCAGTGCCCCCCAGCTCCGTGGGCCACGCTGTCCCCACAGGAGCCCCCTTGTCCCTCACGGTCCCGTGGTGCCGGCACGGTGGTGGTGTCCTTGGCGGAGGTCGGTGTGGGTGGACAGCAGCGACGCAGGGGGGTGATGGCACAATGTGTCCCCGCAGCTGGGGACATGTCGGTGGGGGTCCAGGCGGCCCCTCCTGCCCATAGTGCATCCATCGGGGACATGTCCCAGCGGCGGTGGGGACAGGGTGTCCTTGGGGACCGTCCCCACGATGTCCCCCCCCTCCGCTACACCACGATGGGGGGTGTCGGAGAAGACGGAGCTGACCGAGTCCGGATCCGACACCTTCCTCTGCGCCTTGGGGCCGTGCCgggggggcggctggggggTCCCCCCCACCTTGAACCTGCCGTTCTGCCCCGGGCCGGTGGCGGAGGCCGAGCGGGGACCGACAAGGCTCCCCGGGGACACCGGCGGCGTGGTTGGGGGTGGCGCTGAGGACGGAGGAGTTGATGCTGTCGTCGCGGGGGAGCCGGCGGCTTGTCGGTGccgcggcagcagcagcagcggcaagGGGTGAGGTACAGGTAGATGAGCACCAGCACCACGCTGAGGATGCAGCCCACCAGCGTGGTGTAGGCGGTGTTGAGGGTGTCGTGGGGACCGTGCAGGGTGAAGTTGTGCACCAGCAGCTCCACGTAAAGGGTCTCGTTGAGGAGGGGACCCGCCACCCAGCAGGCGTAGGTGCCGGCGTCCTCGGGGCGCAGAGCCCGCAGCTGCAGGCTGCCGTTGGCCAGGAGAGCGGCGCTGCCGTTACCCCCCTTCCTCCAACACCCGTTCGCCTCCCGGCGTCACCCAGTGCCGGCTACGCACCCCCCGCAACCGGGTGTCGCAGCTCAGGGTGACGGTGTCACCCAGGTGGGCTTCCAGCACCGCTTCCCGCGCCTCGCTGCAGTTGAGCGGCTGCCGGCCGGCCAGGGCGAGGATACCGACGGGCGCCGGGGCGGTGGGCAGCAAGCACCGCAGCTCCTCCTGGAAATCCATCACGGCGCTCAACCGGCGGCGACGACCCGCGGGGCAACCAGCTGGAAAAAGCGGGGCAGTCGCAGGCCAGCGGGTTGCCGTGCAGGTAGAGGCGGTCGCGCAGCCAGGCGGGCAGCGCCTGCAGCTCGCCGACGGGCAAGCTGCGGAGGCGGTTGGCCGAGAGGTCGAGCAGGGCCAGTTGGGGCAGGCGGCTGCCGTCGCGCAGCAGCTCCAGCGGGAAGCGGGCGATACGGTTTTGCCCCAGGTAAAGCTTCCGGAGGCGGCCGAGGTTGTCGAAGGCGGTGCGATCAACGGCGGGAGATCTCGTTGTTGTAGAGGAGGAGGACCTCCAGCTCGGCCAGGTCGCTGAAGAGGTTCTCCTCCAGCGCCCGGAGACGGTTAGAGGAGAGGTCCAGGTGCCGCAGGTGGGGGACGTGGGCGAAGGCTTCGGTGGAGACGAAGGAGAGCCCGTTGTGGCTGAGCAGCAAGGCGTGGAGGTGGGTCAGCCGCCCCGGCGCCCAGTCGGCCGCGCAGCCGGCTGACGTTGTTGTGGCTGAGGTCGAGGACGGCGGTGAAGCGGGGCAGGGGGGCCGGCACCGAGCTCAGCACCGCCTGCGAGCAGCTCAGGATGTTGGAGGCGCAGACGCAGCGCGGGGGGCAGCTCCCGCCCGCGGACCCCCACGGTGACAGCAGcgccagtgccagcagcagtggcattagcgggcagcggggcccccggccccccaacGCACCCCCACGGCCACGCTCTGCCCCATGGCGTCACACGGGTGCTGGGGACGGAGGCACCGGCATGCCGGCTGCCCCCGGCACGGCGGGCTGGGGGCGCAGCGTTGGCTTGCACGGGGTGGCTTCGGTCACCCCGGTGTCACGGCATGCACCCGGGCTCGCTGCTCACCTGGTGTCACAGTGCAGGGTGGCTTGGTCACCCGGTGTTGAAGAGTGGGGTGGCTTTGTCACCCAGTGTCACAGCCTGTGCTATAGGGTGGCTTCGGTCACCCGGTGTCACAGCATGTGCCAGGCTAGCTGCTTGCCTGGTGTCACGGCACAGAGTGGCTTGGTCACCCGGTGTCACGGCACGGGGTGGCTTTGTCACTTGGCGTCACGGCACATGCTATGGCTTTGGCCACCCTGTGTCATGGCTAGCTGCTCGCCTGGTGTCACGGCACGGGGTGGCTTTGGTCACCCGGTGTCACGGCACAGGGTGTTTTTGGTCACCCGGTGTCACGGCACGGGGTGGCTTTGGTCACCCGGTGTCACGGCACAGGGTGTTTTTGGTCACCCGGTGTCACGGCACGGGGTGGCTTTGGTCACCCGGTGTCACGGCACAGGGTGTTTTTGTCACCCGTGTCACGGCACAGGGTGGCTTTGGTCACCCGGTGTCACGGCACGGGGTGTTTTTGGTCACCCGGTGTCACGGCACGGGGTGGCTTTGGTCACCCGGTGTCACGGCACAGGGTGTTTTTGTCACCCGCTGTCACGGCACAGGGTGGCTTTGGTCACCCGGTGTCACGGCACGGGGTGGCTTTGGTCACCCGGTGTCACAGCGAGCACCATGGGTGGCTTTGTCACCCGCTGTCACGGCGTGCTCCGGGCTCGCTGCTCACCTCTGGCGTCACGGCAAGAGGTGGCTTTGGTCACCCGGTGTCCCAGCGTGGGGTGGCTTTGTCACCCGCTGTCACGGCGTCCCCGGGTGGCGGCTcgccccggggctcccgcccgccgcggccccgctccccccgcgctGCGgaggcggccccggccccccccggccccgctgcggACGGAGCCCGCGGGAGGATGCtcgctccccccgccccgcttcCCGGCGCGTTACCGGGGCCTGGTACCGGGGCCGGTGCGGAggagggcgggcaggggagGCCGAGCCGAACCGAAACGAGCCGAAGAGAGCGAGCGGGGCCGAACGGAACCGAACCGAGCCGAACCGAGCCGAGCGGGGCCGAACGCAGCCGAACCGAGCCGAGCGGGGCCGAACGGAACCGAACCGAGCCGAGCGGGGCCGAACGGATCCGAGCGGGGCCGAAAGGAGCCgagcgggccgggccgagccgagccgagccgagtgtggccgagccgagccgagggggccgagccgagccgagccgagccgagccgagccgagccgagggggCCGAaccgagccgagccgagccgagccgagccgagggggccgagccgagccgagccgagccgagccgagccgagccgagcgggccgggccgggccccgcgccgGCTGCAGCGCGCACCCGCGGCCCCGGGACGGGGTCTGGGGGCGGCCCCGGTGCGGCGCACCCCGCGCACGGCCGATCCCCATTGGCTGCCGCCGCACCGCCCGCGACCAATGGCGGCAGCGCGCGCTTAACCCCTCGTGGGCCGCGCATCGCCTGccgggctgagccccccccgaGGAACCCCACCCCCGAACCCCGCGACATCCCCggccctgtccccgtccccatcgCCGTCATCCTcagccccatccccatcccatcccatcccatccccatcctcatcccatcccatcccatcccatcccatccccatccccgtcatcctcatcctcagccccatccccatcccatcccatcccatcccatcccacccatccccacccatccccatcccatccccatccccatcccatcccatcccggccccagccccatcccatccccatcctcatccccatctccatccccatccccatcccccatccccatccccaaccccatccccatcccatccccatcccatcccatcccatcccggccccagccccatcccatccccatcctcatccccatctccatccccatccccatccccatcccatcccggccccagccccagccccatcctcatcccatccccatccccatccccatccccatccccatcccatcccagccccatcccagtccccatcccagtccccatccccatcccatcccatcccgtccccagccccagccccagccccatcctatccccatccccgtccccatcccca carries:
- the AMIGO1 gene encoding LOW QUALITY PROTEIN: amphoterin-induced protein 1 (The sequence of the model RefSeq protein was modified relative to this genomic sequence to represent the inferred CDS: inserted 4 bases in 2 codons; deleted 4 bases in 4 codons), producing MPLLLALALLSPWGSAGGSCPPRCVCASNILSCSQAVLSSVPAPLPRFTAVLDLSHNNVSRLRADWAPGRLTHLHALLLSHNGLSFVSTEAFAHVPHLRHLDLSSNRLRALEENLFSDLAELEVLLLYNNEISAVDRTAFDNLGRLRKLYLGQNRIARFPLELLRDGSRLPQLALLDLSANRLRSLPVGELQALPAWLRDRLYLHGNPLACDCPAFSSWCPAGRRRRLSAVMDFQEELRCLLPTAPAPVGILALAGRQPLNCSEAREAVLEAHLGDTVTLSCDTRLRGVRSRHWVTPGGERVLEEGGNGSAALLANGSLQLRALRPEDAGTYACWVAGPLLNETLYVELLVHNFTLHGPHDTLNTAYTTLVGCILSVVLVLIYLYLTPCRCCCCRGTDKPPAPPXDDSINSSVLSATPNHAAGVPGEPCRSPLGLRHRXPGQNGRFKVGGTPQPPPRHGPKAQRKVSDPDSVSSVFSDTPHRGVAEGGDIVGTVPKDTLSPPPLGHVPDGCTMGRRGRLDPHRHVPSCGDTLCHHPPASLLSTHTDLRQGHHHRAGTTGP